One window of the Salminus brasiliensis chromosome 1, fSalBra1.hap2, whole genome shotgun sequence genome contains the following:
- the LOC140575155 gene encoding polyunsaturated fatty acid lipoxygenase ALOX15B-like — translation MSKYTIRVFTGEVFGSGTSNRIYINLIGTISNSGYQQLKTLTGFWAGSEQTFTVHCKSDIGDLLLVELEAKSPSYMEFIDDEWFCSKIIVTTPEGVSVLFPCYCWMSCSKKLFLRDAAAMLKAEDTAPVLLAHRHENLKRRCQDFKWSIYAPGLPHIVLAESPTELPPEVRFSFTKDKEFRFTLGAAFMKLKLECPVNNTWNSIEDINGLLFEKTKTYEYVQKNWKKDDFFGYQFLNGVNPMMIKRCSEIPENFPVTNDMVKSSLPKMSTLEKEIEKGNIFLCDYKRLSGLQGNEIHKKKQYLAAPLCLLFSTPQGKLIPIAIQLNQEPGARNPIFLPSDSQTDWLLAKIFVRNAEFNEHELNFHLLQTHLLGEVFTVAMMRNLPTCHPLFKLLVPHTRYNLQINIMARHLLVSVDGVFSQFTAIGNESMTTFMKRAASSLTYSSLCLPDNIKERGVEKIPNYYYRDDGLALWEIIFNFVHGIMSFYYTDEAVQNDKELQAWLTEILENGIPENNEAGFPKSFGTVEELSKFVTMVIFTVSAQHAAVNNGQFDFGGWMPNFPSALRCPPPSHKGETTNDSILTTLPDVKTTLNIMAVEYLLSQESSDRYPLGYYPEVLFSEETPQQLMAQFEKALRILEKKIETRNKKLDLQYTYLNPKNVDNSIAI, via the exons ATGAGCAAATACACAATCCGCGTCTTCACTGGTGAAGTTTTTGGTTCTGGCACCTCTAACAGAATCTACATCAATTTAATTGGCACAATTAGTAACAGTGGATATCAGCAGCTTAAAACTCTGACAGGATTTTGGGCTGGATCG GAGCAAACCTTTACAGTACACTGCAAATCAGATATAGGTGATCTCTTACTGGTTGAATTGGAAGCAAAGTCACCATCATATATGGAATTCATTGATGATGAGTGGTTCTGCTCCAAAATCATTGTAACGACGCCTGAGGGAGTAAGTGTGCTTTTCCCATGCTATTGCTGGATGAGCTGCAGTAAGAAGCTGTTTCTCCGGGATGCTGCAG CCATGCTAAAAGCCGAAGACACAGCTCCTGTACTCCTTGCACATAGACATGAGAATCTGAAGAGGCGGTGTCAAGACTTCAA GTGGAGTATATATGCCCCAGGATTACCTCACATTGTGCTTGCTGAGAGTCCCACTGAGCTGCCACCTGAGGTCAGATTCTCTTTTACCAAAGACAAGGAATTCCGGTTTACCTTGGGGGCAGC TTTCATGAAGCTGAAACTTGAATGCCCTGTCAACAACACATGGAATAGTATTGAAGACATTAATGGGCTCCTCTTTGAAAAGACAAAGACTTATG AATATGTGCAGAAGAACTGGAAGAAGGATGACTTCTTTGGATACCAGTTTCTGAATGGCGTGAATCCAATGATGATCAAGCGCTGCTCAGAGATACCTGAGAATTTCCCTGTCACAAATGACATGGTCAAAAGTTCTTTACCAAAGATGAGCACATTAGAAAAGGAAATTGAg AAAGGAAATATCTTCCTGTGTGACTACAAGAGATTGAGTGGTCTTCAGGGAAATGAGATCCACAAGAAAAAGCAGTATCTGGCTGCTCCACTCTGCCTGCTTTTCAGCACTCCTCAGGGCAAACTGATACCAATTGCCATCCAG TTAAACCAGGAGCCTGGAGCAAGGAATCCCATCTTTCTACCCTCCGACTCTCAGACTGATTGGTTGTTGGCAAAGATCTTTGTGAGAAATGCTGAGTTTAATGAACATGAGCTGAACTTTCATCTGTTGCAAACTCACCTGCTGGGGGAAGTCTTCACTGTGGCAATGATGCGCAACCTGCCTACATGTCATCCTCTTTTTAAG CTCCTGGTACCTCATACTCGCTACAATCTCCAAATCAACATCATGGCCAGACATTTGCTGGTTTCAGTGGATGGAGTTTTTTCTCAG TTTACAGCCATAGGCAACGAATCTATGACCACATTTATGAAAAGAGCAGCCTCTTCTCTGACGTACAGCTCCCTCTGTCTGCCAGACAACATCAAGGAGAGGGGTGTGGAGAAGATTCCCAATTACTACTACAGAGATGACGGTCTGGCTCTGTGGGAAATCATTTTCAA TTTTGTGCATGGAATCATGTCATTTTACTACACTGATGAAGCTGTTCAGAATGACAAGGAGCTACAGGCATGGCTCACCGAGATATTAGAAAATGGTATCCCAGAAAACAACGAGGCTG GATTTCCAAAGTCTTTTGGCACCGTTGAAGAGCTGTCTAAGTTTGtcaccatggtgatcttcacagTGTCTGCCCAACATGCTGCAGTGAACAATGGccag TTTGATTTTGGGGGATGGATGCCCAACTTTCCAAGCGCTCTTCGCTGTCCACCCCCAAGCCATAAAGGAGAGACTACAAATGACAGCATTCTCACGACCTTACCTGATGTCAAAACCACGCTTAACATAATGGCAGTTGAATATTTGCTGAGTCAGGAGTCCTCTGATCGG TATCCACTTGGATATTACCCCGAGGTGTTATTCAGTGAGGAGACACCCCAGCAACTGATGGCACAGTTTGAGAAGGCTCTGCGCATTCTTGAGAAGAAAATTGAAACCAGGAACAAGAAGCTTGATCTTCAATACACATACTTGAATCCAAAAAATGTGGATAATAGTATCGCCATTTAG